The window GGCAAAATTGTTCTTGGAGCCAGGAGGCCTCGGATTCAAGCCTTACTCAAACACTCATCAAataattctaggcaagtcacaacttcttgATAATTCTAAAACTCCATGTTCCAGGGAAAATGCCAACCTGTATTAGTGGATGGAGTCTCTTCACCCAGGAATTTCCCatatatatcagtgaaatcacagtttTAGTTCCCATTCCTTAAATTATTTACAACCTTTAGCTAGCCGTAAAAGCCAAGAACACTTGTGTTTACCATGGAGTACCTGTTCTTTCTCTTACTTTCACCTCATTTTCTATTACTACATCTTCAATAATTTAACATCAATTcctgttcctttttcttctctaattcctcTGCCCTTTTTCAATCCTGAGAGTCTTTATCCAACCTGTCAAgatttaatttggaaatttcTACATTATATTAATTCTCCCTGAAAGAAATCTCTGATCTGAGGGGATTGGCTTTGGAGAGATAAGTCTCTAATTGGAATCTCTCCAACTGTGTACCCTTATGGTTCTAAGCACAGATCCTGGTAAGTGGGAAAGCAGTTTCAAAAGAAttgttgaaactttttttttttttttgttcccaaaCTGAAACATGTTAAATTTACATGATACGGTAGAAGATGGAAGTCTAGAGGTTCTAGGTTCTGGTCCTAGATCTGGCCCTTACTAGCTTTCAACCTCAAACCTCTCTGAGCGTCATTTTGCTTTTCCATAAGCACACTTCTCTGACTCTCCTAGAATAGCTGCTGAAAAATACAGGGGAAAGCCCCCTCACTCAGGATACCAAGAGTAACACCGTTCTTCAAATGCCTTTCCAGCCCCTGCACGGAAAAGGAAGCAGGCCATAAATGAGGTGCCCTTGCACAATACCTGCAAGGGAGAACTCTTAAAATACTTGCAGGCACTTTCCCAAGCTGggtggaagggggtggggggtggggtaggTTGGAGCAGTGGGTATAGAGATCAGAAGTAGCAGTTAGTCTCTGATCACTCTGCCTGAGAGAATTGTCTGGCCTGCCTTTATAGGACTAATAAGAGATGGCTGGAAAGGGCAGTGAAGTAAATCCTTTAACTCCCCAGCAACTCCTTGAGCTCAGCTCTAGAGGGAACACAGCCTACCACCCCATCTTATCTCCTAGCTACTAACACTATTGACTCAAGCCCACTTTACAGCGTCCCCTCAGGCCGGCTGGCTGTGACAGTGGCCAGGTAAAGACCTGGCAGGGGAGCCGTCTGGCCCAGCCAGATCCCGGCCCACAGCCAGACTGCCTTCTCCCATTAGTTTTAGGAGGGAATAAGGACTCCCTCAATGACTCCCTCAGAGCCCTGGCCAATGGCttggtcttttttccttctccccttctgtTTCTTGTTCTGAGCAGGCCAAGCATCTCTGATCTGCCTCTTGGGTCAGAAGGTCAGGCTCCAGGGTCACTGGGATTTCTTTTACTTGAAATGTCAGAGGAAATCAGTCCCTAAGGTCCCTGGACCTCTGAGGAGTCTGCTGATGGATTGAAAGGGGCAGATTCTTGGCGGGCCCTTTGTCCTGCTACCCCACTTTTGATCTTTGTAGTGGGAGGGCCCAGAGCTTTTCCTACCTCCCCTTCCACTTCCAAGCCTGTTAAAGGGGCCCTGGCTGGAGCCAGAGTCTTGGAAGAGCAATACCTCCGGCAGAATTCATGTGGCAattcacttcctcctcctcctcctcctcctcctcctccactagCTAGACCTCCACTAGGTCAGACGGATTTGTCCAGGGTCTTTGTCTCGGTTGATGTTGGGAAGAGGAGCACAGGGAGCAGTGAGCTCACGTGGGGACTGAGTCAATTTAAACTGCAGACTTAAATATATGAAATGTGTCACAAAACAGCCCGATATTCTCTTGGAAGGGGTGGAGATGCTCTCTTTGCTTGTACTAATATGATCTTAGTatagaaacatttgaaaaatggCCCGCTGAATATTAACCAAAATAGAGAGCCAACATATTGCAGAAGAAAGAGGCACTCGAGTGGTAGGTCAGCTCCACACGACAAACTCTGTGTATCCTTAGATCTGTTAGTTCCCATCTCAGCGCCTCAcccttctcatctctaaaatggagaggATTACAGCAGATGGCTCTTCTGCCAATACTGTTGGGCTCTAGgactctgtttttgtttttgtttttgttttttttaaacagttccCAAAGTATAGCCGGGAGgccatcaaaaataaataaataaagggtcCAAAATGGGATAAGAAGGGGATGGATCTTGGAAACAGGAAATAGAGGggtttgttcttctcttttgtttgGATAGGAACCAGATGTAGGAACATTTTTCCCCCCACTAGAAAGTGTTactgggcctgcagtcagaaGGTCCTGGGATTGTAGGATCTTAGACAAGTCCCATTCCCAGGGCCCAGTTTCCTCAACCCCAACTCTAAATCTGTCCTAGGttatactattatatttttgAGCATCTGCTATTTGTTTAACTATTTATTAGGTTTCCAAAATGTAAGGCTGGTTCTCTATACTCTCGTCAAGGACTATTCATTCCAACTAAGGAGATAAGATATCTGTGACAGGGCAAACAATGCCATACTGTGGATGATAAGAACCTGGAAGATAAGCACAGACAAATGTTGTAAAAGTTCAAAAAAGATAAGGGATGCTTAGCTTGAGATGGGCTAAGAAAGGCTTTACTGGAGTCCTGGTGAGATTTCAGTTCATCCTTGAAAGAGTTatagaattttgaataaatgataaataaataaaacaaattaagaacCTCCAAATTTGGTCACTGGTTATATTTGCAATTTTCTGGTGAAAATATACAGATATCCTGTGTATCTAGTAACAAAGTCaggctttaaaatttatttgactTAGTGTGAGGAAACCTGGATTTTTGTTCCTCCAGCTCTGGCTTTATTGATATGTAACGTGGGTGAGGACACAGAACACGGGAAAATACCAAGTAGTAAATAGAGCATTAGATCTGGGTTCTAATCTTGGTTCTGTCATTAGGTGTGTGACATTGCCTTGGTCATCTGAATTccctgggtctgtttcctcacttgtaaaatgtaTCGGTCTCGAGGTTGACTTCCCTTGTGGTTCTACGAGTGTATTGTGTGTGCTCTCCAGGGCTCATTTGCCGTCTGTAAAATAGTGTGTCTCAAGATCGACACCCCTAGAACCATCAAGAGAAGTGAAACATGGATTTGGAGGCATTCTAGGCTAGCATTAACAATGACactgggaggtggggggaggaaatGAAACTAGCCTAAAGGGCCTGGGAAGATCAGGGAGGAGAGCTTTGGAGTCCTGAGCAGATGAGCATCCCCAATCACAGAATAGACCTTGATCTGTCTAGCCCAATCCCCTCTCTTATCAAGCTGGGGACTAGATTATGGCTTTACAGCCCAGTGCTCTTGATTGACCCATACTGACTCttttgtgtgtatctgtgtgtgtccGGGCTAGGGAACACATGACCAATGATCCATACCTTCCCTGAAAATagatatttcctttctcctgcttCCCATTCTCATCCCATGGTGGGAGCCTTGATTTCCCTAATTAATCTGCCAAGACAGTTGGTCTGAGGTTAGTGGTGCTTCAATTCTCAAAGCCCAGACTTGGATTACAACTGCCTACTCCCacctcctccttctctgtctccctccctccttttcgcttctctttctctcctgtttctttttctctctcccactttctttctctccttctctccctcctttcctctctctccccctttctctctctgactgtttctgtctctcctcctctttctctccgtCTGACTCTCTCCccttctgtttctccctctttctcttcttctttctctccctgtctctctacccctttctctctccatttctccattttctccctctttctctcccccttcccctctctctctgtctccgactttctccctatttcttcctctctccgtccttttctctctccccccttctctctccctgtttctctgtctctgtctctcttcccctccccctccccctctctgacCAGGGATGggcctcttcccttccccctaggACTCCCCTCCTGACCATACTTGTCTCCCCCTCTCTCAGTCAGTCAGCTCCACAGTTCCCCAGACTGGTGGCTGTACCTCCCTCTCCCCGCCCCACCCCCATTCTCCTTTCACTGCCCTGGCCAGCCCCTGGGAGCCACTGAGGGCTGTTTGGGAACAAGCCTGAGGAGGCTGGGGAGGGGCCGAGAACCACATGGACTGATTCATTCAGAAGCAGGAGATGCCCTGGGTCCTGTCCTGCCTTCTTAGCCCTGTCTCAGGAGCACTGGCCCACAGCCTCTCCCCAATGGATCTCAGAGCGCTAAGCCATTCCACTCCAGGAGGACCCAGCATCTAATGCAGTCACTGGCTTCAGGTAGATCCAGGGAACAGGGAGGAAGGAGGTTGTGAATCCGGAGAATTTAGGCAAAGAAGATAACTCAAATCACTAGAGGAGAGAAAGAACTGACTGGAGCACAGGCGAGGAGAGAAACCCCGAGAAGAACGAGCTGTTCAGGAGGAGGAATCAAGCCAAGGGCCCCACAGTGTGGATGCCTGCAGGGAGAGTGGGACCAGGGAGCTGGAGGAGGTGCTGGGGGCTGGTGGCGGGAGAAGGCCGGGGCTATGATCCTCATGCCGGCCCTGCTGCTGATCCTGACCCTGCTTTCAGGGCTAACTGAGGGGGCCAGCCTCCAGCCTGAACCCGTGAGCCACCCAGGTGTGTGCCCCAACCAGCTCAATCCCAACCTGTGGGTGGATGCCCAGAGCACCTGTGAGAGGGAATGCCATGTGGATCAGGTGAGAACCGGGGGGCTGACTTGAGGGAGATTAGTTTAAGGGTATCTGGGGGCCTTCCTGCTCTGACTGGGGTTGCAGGAGCTCCTTCTAAGGCTGGTATTCTGGAATTGCCGAAAGGGAGCCACTTCCCTCTTCACTGACTCAGTTATCTAGTATAGTCCAGGCGGATCACCTCAGTATTCCCCAGTCAGAATCCTAAGCAGTGATCTTTATTCAAGATTCCACATCcatcagtccccacagtcccgTACCATCATCCAAAGGTTATTAAAATAACAAACTCCAAAATCCTTGGAAATTCCAGAATCAGGAAGCCAGGGAACTACAGAGCAGatcatttttttcctacaaacGTCTAAAGATGTCACTTATGAGCGGCTATCGCATCCCTAAATGGATTGTTATACCGCATCTGCCTCTTGTCTAGTCTAGATTCTAACGTGGTATCGTGAAATTGTTTTGATCATTGTTTGATGATTTTTCAATATGCTTGGTTCCCTTTGTTACCTTacgtattttatttaaaaacattattccaagaGGGGATCCATTAGTTTCATCAGATTACTGAAGTTTCAGActcaaaaaatgttaagaacgcCTGGGTCTAGTCCATTCTTTAGTACTCCTGGATAAATAAATGATGTTCTTCCACTTTCCCAGGAGACTCCTCCACCCTACCTCCAGTCCTCCTTCAGTATGGTGCTCTCGTACTTATCAATCCGAAAAGCTTGGAAGTTCTTCCCAGTGTCAGACTTGACTCTTTGCTGCTGCTATTTACGCCCATTCCCTTTTGCCCCAGAGCCAGAGGATACAGCAAGgacagattacttgctatctactCTGTTCCTTTTTCATGTGCTGGAGTTGAATCCCTACTGTATCTCAGCCTTCTCTAAATCAACTGAGCTTCTATATTCTGCAGCCCTTCCGCCATTAGTCCCTGTGAGACTAATGTCAAACTGGACGTGGATCCCTGTGACAAGGGCCTTTTACCAACCCTGCAGTCAGTACAGCCTTGATTGCCTTGTGGTCCCATGTCCTAGATCCTAATTTATACATCATGCCAGAAATGAGGGAGAGCAAAGTTCACCAAAAAACATAGAGCATAACATGGGGGGAGGAGTGGTGGAAGGCAATGAgaggttttaaaaagaaatatatgacttttataaatacacattttAATGCCAAAAAAATTCCTCTCTCTATGCCACATAGTGATTTATTTTGTGGTGAGTCAAGTTGGCTGTGTTAAAAATGAAGGCTCAAagggggaggtggggaaagaTGAAGTGGGGATAGGCCTTCCGCGACCAAACCTTGCCTAGAATTTCTCAAGGGGCCCTGTGGCtttaaagaaaggggaagaggtgTTATATTGCTTATGTACTTTGTCTTGGAGGTCACCATAAGCCGCAGACCATTTTTCCTAAAGCCACAATTTAAAATCATGCAGTCTTGTCTTTccctattcttttcaaatttgcCGAGGCTTCCTGATTTTCTGGGATTTATTAAAGATTTGATTCTATCCTAAATTACATCACTCCATTAACTTGGTATTACTAGCAAACTTACTGTGTTCAAGTCCTTTTTGAAAATAGCAATCAGCTTCCAGCTTAGGGACACTTAGTCTGTGGAGCCAGTAGCTAATCCTACTTGTCTTACATCTGCAAACTTTCACATCCAAAGTGCTTtcccatctcatttgatcctccagcTCTCCCACGAAGTGGTTATGGCTGGGATAattctacttattttacagaaaaggaaactgagctgAAGAGGaatgaagtgatttttccatttcccaaaagCCAGTTAGTGGTGGAGCCAAGGGGTTACAATTAAATTAGTCTGCACCGAAGGAGCCCCAAATTAGTCCCAGCAGGAGTCTCAGAGCTGTCTATTCACTGACCTTGGGCAAGCGACTTCCTTTCTCCAGGCCCCTTCTGTGAGAGGGAGAGGTGGGGCGGAGGGCGGCCAGGGAAGCTCTTGCTGGGCGTTCTAGGCCCCTCTCCCCGGCCCCCCCAGGGAGCAGCCCCAGACAAAGGCCCAGGACCTCCTGGAGGGTTTGCCAGGGAGGAAGAGGGGTCCAGGGCGCCTCTCCCCCGTAGCCCGGGCCTGGCAGAAGGGAGGTGGGCCCGCTCTAAGCgcctcttctcccccttcccaggACTGCAGCGGGTTTGAAAAGTGCTGCACCAATGTGTGCGGCTTGCGGAGCTGTGTGGCGGCCCGCTTTGCCGACGGGAGCTCAGCAACCCCGGCACCGGCCGCCTCCTGCGAGAGCTTCATCTGCCCCCAGCAGGGCTCCGACTGTGACATCTGGGATGGCCAGCCCGTGTGCAAGTGTCGGGACCGCTGTGAGAAGGAGCCCAACTTCACCTGCGCCTCAGACGGCCTCACTTACTACAACCGCTGCTACATGGATGCCGAGGCCTGCCTGCGGGGCCTCCACCTCAGCGTGGTCCCCTGCAAGTATGTCTTCAGCTGGCCTCACACCAGCCCCGGGCCTCCCGAGACCACCGCCCCCCCCACTCCGGGCGCGGCCCCTGACGTGCCCATCCCGCCCGCCCTCTACAGCAACCCCTTCCACCAGTCTGTCTACGCCGGGGGCACAGCCAGCTTCCACTGCGATGTGAGCGGCCGCCCCCCACCCGACATCACCTGGGAGAAGCAGAGTGATCAGCGTGAGAACTTCATCATGCGGCCCGACCAGATGTACGGCAACGTGGTGGTCACCAACATTGGGCAGCTGGTGGTCTACAACGCGCGGCCCGAGGACGCCGGCCTCTACACGTGCACCGCCCGCAACGCCGCCGGCCTCCTCCGGGCCGACTTCCCCCTCTCGGTCATCCAGCGGGAGCCCCCGAGAGGGGagcccccagcccccagcccGCCACCCCCCGCGCCAATGGAGTGTCTGAAGGAACCCGACCGCCAGGCCTGCCAGGGTGCCGGTGGCCGAGTACGGTGGCACTTCGATGCCAAAAGGGGCAGCTGCACCACCTTCCAAGACAACGGCTGCGACCGGGGCAACGGCAACCGGTTTGAGACCTACGAGGCCTGCCAGCGGGCCTGTGCGCGGGGCCCTGGGGATGCGTGCGTGCTGCCCGCCGTGCAGGGCCCTTGCCGGAGCTGGGAGGCTCGCTGGGCCTACAGCCCGCTCCTTAAACAGTGCCATTCTTTTGTGTATGGGGGCTGTGAGGGCAACGCCAACAACTTTGAAAGCCGCGAGAGCTGCGAAGACGCGTGCCCTTTCCCCCGGACGCTGCCCTGCAAGGCCTGCAGGCTCAAAAGCAAGATGGCGCTGAGCCTGTGCCGCAGTGACTTTGCCATCATCGGGCGCCTGACCGAAGTGATCGAGGAGCCCGATGCCGGCATCGCCCGCTTCGCCCTGGAGGGAGTGCTCAAGGATGATAAGATGGGGCTCAAGTTCTTTGACACCAAGTATCTGGAGGTGACGCTGATGGGCATGGACTGGGACTGCCCCTGTCCCAACATGACGGCGGGTGACGGGCCGCTGGTCATCATGGGGGAGGTGCACGACGGGGTGGCCGTACTCCACCCCAGCAGCTACGTCAGGGCCGCCAGCGACAAGCGGGTCAAGAAAATCTTGGAGCTGATTGAGAAGAAGGCCTGCGAGCTGCTCAACCGCTTTCAGGACTGAGCCTGGGGGTCCCTGAAGGCCGAGTTCCAGCCGGCGCCCCACTCAGCCGGTGTTTTCGAGTCGGTGAATAAAAGGTGTTTCTCTCTCAAGGCCTTGTGGCCCTTCTGCCGAGGGCAGGGACCCGGAGGGGCCAGTGGCAGGGCCCGCCTAACGGCCTGGCCAGACGCCCTCTCCCAGCCACGCGCCACCCCCCCAGCCGCACAAACACGACTTCTCCTCCCAAACATGGCCAGCTTCCAGACTTGGGGGCTCTTCTTGGGCATTGCCTCTGGGCCAGCGGGGAGAGAGGAGGTCGGAACTGCTCTTTCCATACAAGCCACTGGGCGGGGACTCAGGCGCCCTTCTCCTGTCCCCCTGGTGCTTCCTGTTCCCCGGCCAGCTTTGGGGCTCACCTATGTAGCCCTGGTTTGCTTTAGGGCCGGAGCTGGGGTCAGAGTTCAGTAGGAACAGATAGGAAGGGAAAGGGTCAGAACTCACAGAAGAAGAAACCTCCTCAGATCCCAGGCTGACAAACCTGAGCCTTCATCTGGGGACCCCCGGCCTGATGCCTCCCTGGGGAAAGGGCAACGTCTCCTCCTGGCAGTCAGTCAGGGCCTATTCTTCTCCTCCGGGTTGGGACTCAGAGGTTAAGAAAGGGAAACCATTCGATTAGCTGTGGTTGCTGAGAGACAAGGCAAACAGGGCCCCTACAGAGGCCTCTCAGCCTGGGGTACTGGCCAGAAagatgggaggggaaaagaactGGGGGCCCAGAGGTGGCTGTTGCTTCAGAGacagtggggggagggagggaaggcagaGGGACAGAGCTCTTCCAGGAGTTTCTAGAGAGCTCCGGCCCTCGGGGAGGAAAGGTTCGAGGGGAAGCAGGCCTCAGAAGGGGGGTGCGACGGCCCCTTCGCCCGAGAGACCCAGCGCCTTCCCCTGACCACAGTATAAGGGCATCTTCGCTTCCCTGGCCGCTCCCCAGCCAGAGCTGACTCGGCAGCCCCCTATCACTAACAGGGGCACCTAGTTTCTAAGCTCCAGCTTTCCTGGCCCCTAGTTCTGGGAGGCAGGCCCTTGTTATTTCCCAGCTTCCTTTCCCTGACCCCAAGTCCAGCTAGGCACAAGCAGTCCCTTCTCAGCACGGCCGCCAGGGGGAGCTATGACTCCACCAAGGGACGGCTCCCAAGTCTGCTGCTGAGGTCTCTTGGTTCCCATTTTCTGGATCAAGGGCTCCCAGCTCGGTGTGGGCCGTACAAAGGCCTTGGGATGGGCCCTTCCCCCCGTGAAGAAGGATGTGAGCAGCCCAAACCACTGAGTCACAGAAGGTTAGAGCTGAGATCCTTTATTACAATTCACTCgtatagaaagagaaatggaggtcCCCAAAGTGCCACAAGTCAGTGACTGGCAGAACACCCCAAAAAAAGTAGATCTCATTCAGGATGGCAAGCAGATGCCAAGGCTGACCTTTCACCCCGGGCTCTCCCGACGCACGGAAGACGAGCATGCAGGGGGTGAGAGAGAAGGAGGTCATAGGCCCAGGAAGGAGGCCAGCCAAGAGCTGGTTGACACTTAGGACTTGGTGAGTTGCCAAGGCTTGCTAGTCAGCCCCAGTTCTGCTCCTGCATGGCAGGACCCTAGAGAAAAGTCCTCCAGCCTCTGAAAAGCTAGGACACACTCATAAATATTCCCCAATTGGCAGGGTGGAAGCCTGTTAACCAGCTGAGCACCAAGCTCAGCCCGTGTATAAGGATGAATTTTGCAGTTGCCAGTAGTGACCGGGCGCCTAATTTTTCTGAAGCCCTGGAACTGTGGCAAGCGCAATGGGAAAAGCAGGAATCCTCCCCAGGGCGGTGAGAAGTGATGACTGGGGGTCAGCAAGTCACTGTTTTCGAAAAATCAGGCATTTGTTGTTGGCTGGCATGTCAATCTGGGAAGAGAAGTACGGATAATAAAGGAATGGAGACTCCCCTGGTGAGCTCACTACCTGCCGTCTTGTCCATGTTGACCCTGGCAGGTGACATGTCACTGCTGTTACCTCTAGGCGATGGTAGCACAGACAGATCGCCTCTGGCTTCCAGGATGACCCAAAccagaaggggaggaaggaaaatagaaaacccAGTCCTAGGCAGCAACAGCCCTGGTCAGCACCCACTTACTCCACGGCCCAAACTGGTACCCATGTGGGTTCCTACCATTTTCTCCAGATACAGGCCACTGGCTTGAGCAAGCTGCTGCAAAAGGGATGTGTCTCGGAGCCCCCAAGCTGGGTTCCTGCAAAACCATCAGACAGGGAAAGGGAGGTGAAGTCACTCCTCTGTTCTCTGGTAAGTGAGGAAGCAAAGACGTGGGTGGCCCAGCCACCACTGCCGCACCCCCGCTGGTGCCCGTACCTGCATCTGAGGCCAATATCAAAGTCCACGTTGCTCTGGGGGGTGATCCTCCCGTTGATGGCATAAGGCTGTCAAAGACATGGAGACCCCCCCACAGGTCAGTCAGTAGAATCCTGTTGTCCTCTGCAGGAGCAGCCAATGGGAAACTGAGGAGGAGCTCTAgatcccttccttcctcaagtAATCTGAACCTTTACAGACTCTGACCCATGAGACCTCAAAGCCTTTCTAGTTCAGCCCACACCTGAAAAGAATTCCCTTATAGTACTCCCCAAAATCATCCAGCCTCTGCAGCAGGGCCTCCCAATGCAGGGAGCTTCCAACACTTCTCGGCAGTTCTAATTGCTTTTCATTCTTCAATtgtgtctcactctttgtgatcccatctgggattttcttagcaaaggtactggagcagattgacatttccttctccagctcattttacagataaggaaatgcaGGCAAActcgcccagagtcacacagctagtaagtgtctgaggttggattcacactcaggaagactcatctccctgactccaggaccagcactctatccattgtgataGCTACCTGTGCTcatattgttttttcccctcttctctaaAGCCTGAATCAATTTCTTTTCAACTCATGGTTTCTCATTTTGCCATCCAGGGCTAAGCAAAACAAGTCTATACTCCATGGGAAAACCTTTCAAATGTATTggttatcattttttctcttccttcacccAAAGTACCTCTTCtccaggctgttttttttttttttttttttcaactaatcCTCACATGGCATATGATATCCAGTCCTTTTGTCATCCTGATAGGCCTTTTGTACCCAGGCTCCaatcccctttcttcttccccaagaTTTTACCTTATACTTCGATGATCTAAGAATACCCCATAAGGAAACCCCTGCCAGTGTAGATTATCCCTGATCTGCCACTTTTAGTCTTCAAGAATTGTCTCTGGCATTGAGAGGTTGTGATTTAAAGAGGATCATTCTCACAGtatgtatcagaagcaggatttaagGCCAGATCCCTACTTACTACAACACATTGCCTCTCTTTATAGACAGACATCCATATTCTCCCTAAAAAGTGATCCCAGAACTGATTCTCCACACGTGTATTGAGCACAACTGAGTGCTGCAAAACCACTGCCAAATTTCTGAGCACTCTACTTTTCAATGTGGTTGAGGAAAGTATTTGATTTTTATGGCTACTGAAATCTGAGGACTCCTCAGACTAAACTTGTAGTCTACCCCATCTACCTGATCAGTCATGTCTTTTTACCTTCTAGGAtgtaggactttacatttattcttttcattaagCTTCAACTTCTTCAGTTCAAAGCATCATTCTAGCctattgagatttttttatttctatcaacATGCTGGCCATGGTATCATGGGCAAATTTTACAACCACGTCTGCCCTGGTTctatcactggaaaaaaaaaaaaaatgtttactagCAAAGAGCCAAAGAGAGACTCCTGGATCATGACACTAGGTGCCTCCTTCTAAGTGGCCACTGACACTCTTGGCCTGCCCCAACCCACTTTCCTCCTAGGTTCTCGGCCTATTTTGTAGAAGAAGCATATGGAACAGGTAATCAAAAAGATGGCACAGCAGGATGAGGGAGTCATTCTACCAAAACAGAACTCAAGGCTTTGAGCATCACTTACCCCATAGGTGATCAGCAAACCATCAGGTTTCAGCAGCTGTCCAGCCCCTTTGAACAGCCCCTGAGGAGAACAAGAGGGCTCTGGAAAACAGAAATATTGAGGAACTACCTCCAAACTGGGCATCTCCTACAGCTCCATTCAATAAA of the Sarcophilus harrisii chromosome 1, mSarHar1.11, whole genome shotgun sequence genome contains:
- the WFIKKN1 gene encoding WAP, Kazal, immunoglobulin, Kunitz and NTR domain-containing protein 1; this encodes MILMPALLLILTLLSGLTEGASLQPEPVSHPGVCPNQLNPNLWVDAQSTCERECHVDQDCSGFEKCCTNVCGLRSCVAARFADGSSATPAPAASCESFICPQQGSDCDIWDGQPVCKCRDRCEKEPNFTCASDGLTYYNRCYMDAEACLRGLHLSVVPCKYVFSWPHTSPGPPETTAPPTPGAAPDVPIPPALYSNPFHQSVYAGGTASFHCDVSGRPPPDITWEKQSDQRENFIMRPDQMYGNVVVTNIGQLVVYNARPEDAGLYTCTARNAAGLLRADFPLSVIQREPPRGEPPAPSPPPPAPMECLKEPDRQACQGAGGRVRWHFDAKRGSCTTFQDNGCDRGNGNRFETYEACQRACARGPGDACVLPAVQGPCRSWEARWAYSPLLKQCHSFVYGGCEGNANNFESRESCEDACPFPRTLPCKACRLKSKMALSLCRSDFAIIGRLTEVIEEPDAGIARFALEGVLKDDKMGLKFFDTKYLEVTLMGMDWDCPCPNMTAGDGPLVIMGEVHDGVAVLHPSSYVRAASDKRVKKILELIEKKACELLNRFQD